CTTTTCAGCCTAGGGTTTCCTTATTCCTtgagttttgatgaaaaaaagtATGTTTATATGACCATTAGTTACATTTTCAGGTAAAATAGAGTTTAGTTGTTTGCTATGTTTGTGCTAATTTTCAGTGTTACGCTGAATTTGTAGGGTTATTTCtttgttcgttttgagattgGGAGAAACTATATCATCCCTTTCAGTAAGAACTAAGAAGTAGTACTATATAATTGAGTGAATGTTTAGGGTTTATGAGGATGAGTTTGCTTTATGTTGTGAATGTTTTATGATTAGTTTATGAGgatgagttttttgtttttgtaggtgTTGGTAGTTGCTGGTACTTAGAGGATATATTGGACCATAATTTGCTTGGTTCAATGGTCAAATTCtttaattcatcattttgtattgtattgtataGCTCTTGCCCCGGGGATTCAGGCGTTTTTTACAAGGTGCTAGCAGAACAACCTGGATAGTGCCAAGGCATGGATCAAAATCTTGGCCAATTCGCATTGATAATGTAGTACAGTTGGAGTGTATTTTGTGCAGCTCGATCATCAACTGAGAAATGGTTACAAACTTATTTTATCGTGTGAGCGTAAGTGGATTTTCAATACTGTAATCTTGAATGAAGATCATATTGAGATGAAATATGGTTGATCAGAAGCACCCGATCCATACTGGCAAATACTGCATCCTTCTCCTTTGGAATTATTCAATACTTGTAAATCCTTTTGTGCACAATTCTGCCTTCCTATTCTTCAATTTTAGACATTCCACGGGCACGAAATCCTCGTGCGAGCACGACGGCCCAAATCTAGTATAtcttaaaaagaagaaaagaaaccaacGCTAGGTAACACGTATCATATCAAAGAGTCTTtgatagtttttcttttccttccaaattcaaaatatcCAGAGTAACTTACGCACGCCTCAACTAATAATTGAGGGATCAATTCTACCGTCCACTAGCAAATCCCCCTTTTAAAGTCAGGATAGAGCCCCGTGTGAACTGAGAATTTATATTTCGAACCTGAGATCTACAatggagcaaacccctaagcaACAAGTCTAGATTATTGAGATTAGATAAAGACatgttggctttgtttggttgggagtttagttatggtagtaggtggagagaaaaataggataatgattgaagaaaaatagagagagatgagaaagtaataattagagaaataaggtaataatcagataaagaaataagataatgattgaaaaactaaactaaaatgtgaACCGAACACAACCTTTGAATCTTTGATAGTTGAAATATGTCCGGAAATATCAATCAAGGATGGACCAATATAGTATTGTTTAGTATATTTTAGTCTTTCTCAAAAGCTTTGAAATCAATTATATAAGTTCGGCcactcattaaaaaaaaaaaagaataaatggGTTGACTTGAACACTATGCAAGGAAGACTAATATACATGTTTTTGATAGCCAAACCAGATTAATTAGCTCACCttgattaattttgaaattctgaatatAACGACAAGACAAAATCTTTTCAACCTCGAAGAGTTGTCATATAAAAATTAAACACTAGGTAGCCGCCTTAAGGACActttaattttataaataacATATGTACCTTAACTAGAAATCCATCCAAACGatatgaaaaatatttgtaatttaATAAATGCACGTAATAACAAAGACATTCCAAAATTGGTATAACAGTAGGtaataggtattgtaaaaacgATCCAAGATCTCTTTATATAGTAACATCTGGCAATAACAATTGATAGAAACATATACCAAATACCCCAAGAACTTTACAAAAATGTCCCAAAAATCTACCACATAGATCATAAACCCTagatatcttcttcttttttaaaacaaaaacaaaataaatgaatgATGAAATGGGAATTTCCAGAAGCTTGATAATTAAATACtagttttttgaatttaattagGGTCACCTTCTCTTATCTTGGAGGACCACCCCTTTATTCCCTGCAAGCATCATGTACTTGTCCTTCCTGGTGAGATTAGTGCACTCAAAGCCCAAAGCATCGCCCAATTGCCTCTGTATGTAGTTGGCCACTTCGAAGCTGGATTTCCCGCCGGCGCAGGTTAGCTCCCGGGGCACTTTCCCGAGGACCTGGATGTAGTAGATGGGCCTGGGGTTCATCAAGAAGAAGATTGGGTCCAGGCATTTGAGGCCACTGGCTGTAGTCCCGTAGAACATGGTCACCTCGGTGTTCATAGCCGCAGGCACGATTTCATCAGTTAGTTCGGCAAACAGTGAGCTGAACCTCAAGAGGTATGGCTCCCTGCATGTGGTTCCTTCCGGGCACACCACCAAATCGCCTGTTGGCAAAATTTTAGAATGTGTGTTAAATATAGTGAACAAACCATCACGAAAAATCGCAAATATAAATACATAGATAGAAAATAAGCAGTATCCACCCAGCGATGTAGAGACGCATGTATTTGTTCTTCAATTGCAATGTAGAGAATCGCAAttgtttttttcccatttgttcTAATGCCATTGCATCTTTAATAATATGTCTAAAATCTCAAACCTTATTGAATTTGAGACTACGAAATTTTATGGGGATGCCAATGCATTGAACAGAGGACAAGATAAATGGAAAAAGGGGATTATGTCCACTTTTGAAAGCAACTActattttgttgttttagaTATGTAATTGACTCCTCAAGCGAATGTATTCACAGAAATGTAAATGTCTTGTTCGAAATCGTTACTCGACCACACAATGTAGTTGAAATCTCCAAGTACTAAACCCATAAGAGAAACTTGCGCGGCTGCCAATGCAtccaaattgaagaatttgcgaAGATATTTGGGGACAGAGGACTCTATATGATTTCAAAGCATTTTTCTAGTTTAGAAACTcaaagttgcaaaaaaaaaaaactaaaaaaaacatACCTTCACTGAGCAATCTCTTCATTGTTTCACCATCTTGCTTTCTATCTCTGGTCAACCTAACTGTCCTTATAGGTGCTATGAACTCAGACATTTTGCTGAGGCTGTAAGTGACTGCAGTCAAGGGCTTCCCAAGTGATGTGCTAAGAAACACAGGGTCCAAAAGGGTCCTATGGGTACAAACATAAAGCACATGACCTTTCTTCCCACCCTCTGTACCAGAATGGTTGAGCcctttgacccttattctcacgCCACTCAAAGTGACCAAGAAAATGGCCATTTTGTAGGGCAAAAAGATGCCCACAAAGAGCCTGAAAATGGCTAGGATTATTCCTGGCGGGAGCCACATGAACATGGAAAGAGTTGCAAAGGGTGTGGGCAGGAAAGCTAGCCTCCCATCATGAAATACAAGAGGCTTTGGGTATTTGTCTCTTGGCATAATTGCTGAATTAGCCCCAGCCTTGATGTTGTTGTCTTCAGTGCTGTTCACCACATAAGCTTCCTGGTACAGACAATGGCAACCAAAAAATGTATCAAACATGTGGATATTTATATGGTAAAAGCATTTTTGTATGGTAAACACAAGTGTTACATAACCGTAATTTGAATGGGAAAACTTATCGTATTGTGCCTTCATTCATTGGAGCTCGAAAAAGAATGGCATCCGGATTATAACGGCAAAAATGTCACTGTGATAGTAGTTCATATGAGCTC
The sequence above is drawn from the Rhododendron vialii isolate Sample 1 chromosome 6a, ASM3025357v1 genome and encodes:
- the LOC131329895 gene encoding glycerol-3-phosphate acyltransferase 1-like, with translation MRNHGFFSQNPSLKSPPQPPPYPNLTKCGDLEGRVSQTLVCDIQNTLLAKSQSFFPYFMLVAFEGGSIIRALLLFLSSPILFLLDYELKLRAMVFITFCGLKVKDMEGISRAVLPKFYLENLNPKVYEVWASTGNRVVFTSVPRVMVEGFLKEYLGVGDVVGTELHTVGQYFTGLICGPGLVVKHIAIKEFFGEKKPDVGIGSSSPRDHLFLSLCKEAYVVNSTEDNNIKAGANSAIMPRDKYPKPLVFHDGRLAFLPTPFATLSMFMWLPPGIILAIFRLFVGIFLPYKMAIFLVTLSGVRIRVKGLNHSGTEGGKKGHVLYVCTHRTLLDPVFLSTSLGKPLTAVTYSLSKMSEFIAPIRTVRLTRDRKQDGETMKRLLSEGDLVVCPEGTTCREPYLLRFSSLFAELTDEIVPAAMNTEVTMFYGTTASGLKCLDPIFFLMNPRPIYYIQVLGKVPRELTCAGGKSSFEVANYIQRQLGDALGFECTNLTRKDKYMMLAGNKGVVLQDKRR